In Xanthomonas fragariae, the genomic window CGATAATCAATCGCTGGCCGAACTCGGCTTCATCGTGATCGCCATCGACGGCATGGGCACGCCGTGGCGTAGCAAAAGCTTCCACGACACCTGGTACGGCGACATGGGCGACAACACCCTGCCCGACCAGGTCGCCGGGTTGAAGGACCTTGGTCAGCGTTACCCATGGATCGACCTGAGCCGGGTCGGCATCTGGGGCCATTCCGGCGGCGGCAATGCCTCCACCGCCGCCATGCTGCGTTACCCGGACTTCTTCAAGGTCGCCTGGTCGGAGAGCGGCAATCACGACAACCGTGGCTACGAAGACGATTGGGCCGAGAAGTATCATGGCGCACATATCGTCAACAAAGACGGTACCTCCAACTACGATGACCAGGCCAATGCCACGCATGCCGGCAAACTCAAAGGCAAGCTGATGCTGGTGCACGGCACCCTGGACGACAACGTGCCGCCGTATCTGACCTTGCTGGTGGCCGATGCATTGATCAAGGCCAACAAGAACTTCGACATGCTGATGCTGCCCAATGCCAAGCACGGCTACGACGACCTCACCCCCTACGTCACACGCCGCCGCTGGGATTACTTCGTGCAATACCTGCTTGGAGCCACGCCGCCGGCGGCATATCAGATGAAGCCGATGCCGGAGAACTGAGCCGGTCTTCGGAGCGGATTCAACTCTGATTCGTAACGCTGTTGATGAGCTCCTCGGAGAAGACGTCGAGGTGCGTTTCGAACCCGAGTCTCTCGTGCGGGCGGTTGTAGAGTCGTTGCTCGATCCATCGTCAATGCGGGTCGCAAGTCGGTGTAGCGTGGCAAGTGCTTCCGGGTCAATCCGTTGGCATTTTCGTTGCTGCCGCGCTGAGGACGGATCGGCGAAGTAGAAGTCACCCTGCAAGACAACATGCTTGCCGCCTTGCAGTTGGCCGTAACTGCACGCTACTCGGCAATTACCGATGGGCCGGACCGCCTCCATGTAGCATGCCTGCGCTTTCTTGCAGGCATCAGCATTGAGTTCGGCGATCTGACTGCTCACGAATCGGACCCATGCGGTTGCGGTATGCGTTGTCGGCGTCCGTCTTGGCCACCTGTTCCTGCTCGCGCTGCCGCTCTGCAGTCGTCGCCTCTACCAGGGTCTTGACCCGCTGTTGCTGCACAGCGGTGAGATTTATCTGCTGCAACAATCCTTGGGGTGCTCGCATCCAGGCTGCGCGCAATCCAGGCGCATCCCGCTGGTAGCAGGTTCAGAGGCATGGAAAACTCGCTCAGAAGCCTTCGCTCCGCGCGCAGAGAGTTGGACCTGGCGCGCCCACACGTCCCGAGCAGACGCACCGGCTGCATCGGAGTCGTCATGGCTGCGACGTGCCTTGACATGCCATTGGCGTCATCCACCAAGGATCGGCCAAAATGACCGCAGTGCGGTGCTCCGGCATGCGGCAGCAGGGTCCAGAGCATTGAGGTCGTTGGCTTGGCTTTACATCGCGGCCTGCCATCCGCCGCACGCTGCGTTCGCCTCGCTTTCTGTCGCCTTTTTCGGATTTATCTTGAACACCAATGTCCCGCCCCCGACCGCCGACGACCTGCCCCTGACTGACCGCCTGCGCACCGCGCTGGACCTGCTGGAGGCGATCAACGCCGACCACAGCCTGCTCGACGCGCTGCCCGAGGCCGACCGCGTGCGCCTGCACCAGGTGGTCGCCAAGGTTTATCACCCCGAGCCGAAGGCGCGGCGGCAGCTGCTTAAGCAGCGCGAGCGCGAGCGGCATCAGGAAAAAGTACGTAAGGCCGAAGCGTTGCTTGAACAGACCGGCATTCGCACACTGCGACGCAAACCGGTATTCAGCACGCCGAACTTCTTCCCGCCGCATGCCGCTGGCCTGCACGACGCGCGTAACGGCGAGGACCCTGCTGCCGCACCTGAGCCGACGCATTCACCGGAGCTGCGCCACTGCTATGTGTGCAAGCAGAAGTTCACCCAACTGCATCACTTCTACGACCAACTGTGCCCTGCCTGCGCGCAGCTGAACTACTTCAAGCGCACTGAAACCGCAGACCTGCGTGGACGTACGGCGCTGCTGACCGGAGGCCGGGTCAAGATCGGTTATCAGGCCGGTCTGAAGTTGCTGCGTGCCGGCGCCGAATTGATCGTCACCACCCGTTTCCCACGTGATTCGGCTGCGCGTTACGCGCAGGAGCCGGATTTCGCCGATTGGGGCCATCGTCTGCAGGTGTTCGGCCTGGACCTTCGCCACACGCCGAGCGTGGAAGCGTTCTGCAAGCAGCTGCTGGCCACGCGCGAGCGCCTGGACTTCATCATCAATAACGCTTGCCAGACCGTGCGCCGCCCGCCGCAGTTCTACGCGCACATGATGGCCGGCGAGAGCGCCGCGCTGCATGAATTGCCGGAGACGGTGCGCAACTTGGTGGGCCACTATGAAGGCCTGCGCACTCCCGAACTGCTGCGTGATGCCTCGGCGACTGCGTTGCTGGCCGCACATGGTCGCGGCTTCGGCGGCGCCGACGGCCTGACCCGCGCTGCCGAGCTATCGCAGGTGGCACTGCTCGACGACGAACTGGTGGGTCAGCAGCATCTGTTCCCGGAAGGTCGGCTGGATCAGGACCTGCAACAAGTCGATCTGCGCGGCCGCAATTCATGGCGCCTGCTGCTGGATGAAGTGCCTTCGGTGGAACTGCTGGAGACCCAACTGGTCAACGCCATCGCGCCGTTCATCATTAACGCGCGCCTCAAGCCGCTGATGCTGCGCACGCCCGAGCGCGACAAACACATCGTCAACGTCTCGGCGATGGAAGGGCAGTTTTACCGCAACTTCAAGACAACCCGCCACCCGCACACCAACATGGCCAAGGCCGCGTTGAACATGATGACGCGCACCTCGGCAGCAGATTATCAAAACGACGGCATCCACATGAACAGCGTCGACACCGGCTGGGTCACCGACGAAGACCCGGCGGACATTGCGGCGCTCAAGGTCCAGCAGGAACGCTTCCACCCACCGCTGGACATCGTCGACGGCGCCGCTCGCATCGTCGATCCGATCATCCACGGCGCCAACACCGGCAAGCATGTGTGGGGTCAGTTTTTAAAAGACTATGCACCGACGGATTGGTGAGCGGTATCCGTAGCCAAACGCTTCGGCAGAAGTGCACCAATGGTGCGAAGCGCGCGCTGCTGAAATCGTGCAACAACCGGTTCTTCTGTAGGTGTAAGCCACGAGGAATTGCGCATTAGCAGCGACCAGCGCCTCTCCATTCCGATCAAAACGCAGTTTGAGCCGATAGCGACCTGGCTGGAGAGCATTGCCATAGCCGAACGCCAGCTCCCTGGATGCTGTCTGTTCACAAGACAAGCCAGCGCCATGCATCGTCGTGTGGTCCGCATCAAATGCGCTCCAGGTGGACTTCGACCGAAATACCAGCGCTTATCAGCTTGTCAGCACGTTCAGAGACTGCAGTTGGATCAGCCCCGGTCAGCCGAACACCGACGAAAACAGGCGCTGTCGCGTCGTCGGGCAGTGCTGGCATTCGAGCTCCAGCTCAGTAGGCCCACGATCATGTGAGGTCAAACTCCGTACCAACGGGACTACCGTTCTCATCTCTATCTGCCCCTTTGCAATAGCAAACCCGACGGGAGATCTTTCTGGCCGAGATGGAACAGGCGGTGCCATGGAAGCAACTTCTCGCAATGATCGAACCACATTATCCGATGTCGGGCCGGCTTGGTCGGCAGCCGAACGCATTGGCGAAGATATTGCGGATTCATCTGTTGCAGCAGTGTGGTATGCACTGAGCGATCAGGCGATGGAAGAGGCGTTGCACGAGATCCCGACCTTGCGCCGTTTTGCCCAGCTTGGCGGCGTGGACAACGTTCCCGACGCGACCAAGATTCTCAACGGTCACCGGCTACCACCGGTACCTGCATGTTAGTAGCAGAGGTTGCGGGCAAATAAGAGCGTCTAACAAAACCCCTTGAATCTTGTCTCGCCGGTGGCAAAATTGCGGACATGACACGTCGCAAAGAAATCCCCCATTGCGCTGTGGAAGCGCATCGAGCCGCTGATTCCGCAAGTGAAGCGTTCGCCCAAAGGTGGACGGCCGCGTATCAGTGATCAGCAAGCCCTCAACGGCATCGTCTATGTCCTGCGCACGGGCGTGCCGTGGGAAGACCTGCCTATGGAGCTGGGCTACGGCAGCGGCATGACCTGCTGGCGCCGGTTGCGTGATTGGCAGGCCGCCGGTGTGTGGCATCGTCTGCATCAGGTGTTGCTGGCCGAGCGACGTCGCGCTCAGACGCTGGACCTGAGCCGAGCTGGTCTGGACGCCGCTAGCGTAGCCTCCCCCCGGGGGGCCCATATACCGGGCCGAACCCGACCGATCGCGGCAAACTCGGCAGCAAACGGCATCTGATCGTCGATCGCAACGGCATCCCCTTGGCGGTGTGCGTCACCGGCGCCAATCGGCACGACTCGGTCGTGTTCGAGGAGTTGATCGACGCCTTGCCGCCAATTGGTGGCAAACCAGGGCGCCTGCGACGTTGGCCAGACAAATTGCACGCCGACAAGGCTTACGACATCGACCGCTGTCGCGCCTTCCTCAAGCAGCGCGGCATCATTGCGCGGATCGCACGCAAGGGGATCGCGCGCAACGACCGGTTGGGCCGCCATCGCTGGGTCGTCGAGCGCACCCATGCCTGGTTCGCAGGCATGGGCAAACTGCGCATCCGCTTTGAACGCCGCATCGATCTCCACTTGGCGTTGCTCTCGCTTGCTTGCTCCATCGTCTGCTTACGGCTTCTTCCTGGGTTTTGTTAGCCACTCTAAGTCACGCGGGGTAATGCGGGATAATGCAGAATTATCCCGCGTCAGCCCATCCTGAGGCGATGGATTGCCTGAGAAATGGCTGGTTTTTGCATAAATCCCTGGCGACCCTGCAGCTGACCCCACGACGATCAGCGCCCTTGGTTGGTACTGGGCTTATACCGGTTTGCCGTTCCACTGCGCCTCACACCGCTCCTACTGCGGCGTGCGCCGCGCCAAAGGCAGGGCTATTTCCAATCGTCGATCTCCTCGCAGCCCGGCGGCGCATTCACGCCGCTGAAGGCCGCCTGCGCAGACGCCTGCAGTTGGTGCTGATCGACCTGTGAGGCGCTCTCAAGCTGCAGCGCAAAGCTTTCCTTGTACAGGTCGTGGAATTCCTCCTTGAGCTTGAAGGTGTCCGGCGTGTGGAACTGGATCTCCCACAGCGCGCCTTCCGGGCTGCGCAGCGTGACGTTGACTGCCTTGAATGCCTGCCTATGCCGCGTGAACAGGTTGAGCAGCTTGACGCGCACATGGCCTTGATTGTCCAGTGAGGCCAGCACGCCGCGCAGGCCGACGGTGAAGTGCTGCGGCTCCAATACCACGCTGTAGCGCAGCGCGTCGTTGATGCAAGCGGCCGCTTCTTCCAGGGTCTTGTGTTTCAAAGCAATCTGCTGTCTGAATTTTTCCGCCAGCGAGCCGGGCGATTTGAATTTATGGCCCATTCCCTCCAGGTGCCCACCATGGAGCTTGGCGGCGCCGATCAGCATTTTGGTGATTACGGGCTCCATCTCGCCGGCGCGTGTCCGCAGGGCCTCGGCCGCACGCACGATGTCCTCGTGCTGCACGGCGCGCAGGCGCTCGGCCGGCGGGGGCGGCGGGTCGATCAGGCCTGCCTGCTGCAGCGAGTGCAGCGCGTCTTGCATGACGCCCGCCGCCATCGTCGGCATGTTCTGCAGCAGCACCTTGGTCTGCTCGGCGTCGAAGCGGCCCTCGTGCATGGCCCGGGCAGTCGTCTTGCCGTAGGGCACGCTGCGTACCCGCTCGGCGAACGCTCGCTCGGAGCGTTCGCAAGACTCCACGATCTTGGCGAACAGCGCTGTGCCGGTGTCGGATTTCAGCGCATCGGTGCCCACCTTGATGGCGATGGTGAAGAGGTTGCGCATGCTCAGTTCCGGCTCGTTGGGGATGAACCCCGGTTGCCCCTCCGGGAACTGTGCGTGCGATAACAGGCACACCGGGTAGTTGTCGAGGATGGCGCGCAGACGTGCGTCGGCATCAGGCGCAGCCATGTAGGCCCGGGCGAGCGTTGGGAACGCCTCAGCCAGCGCGTCGGGCAGGCGCGGCGTCTCGGCTGAAGCCGGCGCGTCGGGCAGGCCTGGCGCCTCGGCTGAAGCCAGTGCGTCGGGCAAGCCTGGCGCCTCGGCTGAGCGAGCCGTTGCCAGTTCGAGCTCAAGCAGCTGCGCGTGCAGCAGTTCGGCCACTTCACGCGCCTCGGGCATGTGGGCGCGGCTGATCGCTTCGTGCGCCTGGGCGCGCAGTTGCGCCAACAACACCTCGCGATCTGTGGTCTCGCCGTCGAGTACCTGGCGCAAGCCGTTGCGCAGGTCGCGCTCGATGCCGTCGTACGTACCGAACATCATCTTGCGCGCCATCGCCTTGCGCAGCTGGTCGGGCTGCGCCATGAAGCGCGCCGCCAGGGTGCTGGCCGCGCCCATGATCTGGCCGCCACGCTGCAGCGACATGATCTCGGACAGCCGCCCGGCCTGGTAGTGGCCGCTGTCTGGGTCGATGGCCGGCGTGGCCGTCTTCGGCGGCTTGAAAGAGCGTGGCTGGCCGCGCCGCGCCGCACGATCGTCCATCTCGCGCGCGATCAGCTCCGCCAGCCTGGGGTAGCCCGCGTACACGAACGCATCGTCACCGTCGGTGTCCATGTTGCGCTTGCGCAGCTCCGGGATCGGCAGTGCGCCCATACGCCCGGGTTCCACGATGTCCTTGAGCCGCAGGCTGCCGGTGCTGAGCATGTCCTGCGGCACGGCACTGCGGTCGCGTCCGGCGGTCCAGCGCGACAGGGTTTTGAGATCTTCCTTGGAGCAGGCCAGGTCCACGTCCGCGAACTGCGCCGGCCAGTTCTGCGCCGGCACTACGATGAGCATGCCCTTGCTGTGCAGCATCGCCGGGTCGCTGCCAGCAGCGTCGCCCGCGCTGTCGTCGAAGCCGGTGTAGCTGTACTGGATGCCGAAGCACTGCGAGAGGAATTCGGCCGTGGCATCGCCTTGCGCCGCGGTAGCGACATACTCCTGCGGCACCGGCAGCAGGTTCTCCTTGTCGTAAGGCGGCTTGCCGATCAGCAAGGCGCCGCCGGCGGCGTCGAAGGCCTGGCTGCGCTCGCGCGGCAGGTGCACCTGGTTGTCGGCGGAGGGCACCGCCCGGACTCTCTGGCCCTCGTAGCCGCCGCTGGT contains:
- a CDS encoding SDR family NAD(P)-dependent oxidoreductase: MNTNVPPPTADDLPLTDRLRTALDLLEAINADHSLLDALPEADRVRLHQVVAKVYHPEPKARRQLLKQRERERHQEKVRKAEALLEQTGIRTLRRKPVFSTPNFFPPHAAGLHDARNGEDPAAAPEPTHSPELRHCYVCKQKFTQLHHFYDQLCPACAQLNYFKRTETADLRGRTALLTGGRVKIGYQAGLKLLRAGAELIVTTRFPRDSAARYAQEPDFADWGHRLQVFGLDLRHTPSVEAFCKQLLATRERLDFIINNACQTVRRPPQFYAHMMAGESAALHELPETVRNLVGHYEGLRTPELLRDASATALLAAHGRGFGGADGLTRAAELSQVALLDDELVGQQHLFPEGRLDQDLQQVDLRGRNSWRLLLDEVPSVELLETQLVNAIAPFIINARLKPLMLRTPERDKHIVNVSAMEGQFYRNFKTTRHPHTNMAKAALNMMTRTSAADYQNDGIHMNSVDTGWVTDEDPADIAALKVQQERFHPPLDIVDGAARIVDPIIHGANTGKHVWGQFLKDYAPTDW
- a CDS encoding IS5 family transposase (programmed frameshift), with translation MALWKRIEPLIPQVKRSPKGGRPRISDQQALNGIVYVLRTGVPWEDLPMELGYGSGMTCWRRLRDWQAAGVWHRLHQVLLAERRRAQTLDLSRAGLDAASVASPPGGPYTGPNPTDRGKLGSKRHLIVDRNGIPLAVCVTGANRHDSVVFEELIDALPPIGGKPGRLRRWPDKLHADKAYDIDRCRAFLKQRGIIARIARKGIARNDRLGRHRWVVERTHAWFAGMGKLRIRFERRIDLHLALLSLACSIVCLRLLPGFC